TAGACTGGGCTAGCATCCTCTCCCAACTGGAGCAAGCCCTTccttccagcctcagggtcttcaTTCATGCATCTCCTTCCTTCTGGAATGCTCCAACAAATTCTTGAGGACCTAGCTCCTTCTTCAGGCCCACACCTATATACTGCCTCCTCAAACCGCCTCTAGGGTCCCTAGGCTAGGTCAGGTTCTAGTCAATGATTACCTTGCTTTCTATACCTCTCCTTTACAGTGTCAATTATAATAATTCATAATTAATATGGAATTATTGCCATAATGTCTGACTTCCCCGCTAGTCTGGAGGTCCCTGAGAGCAGGACTACATTTCTAGCACCCAGAGTTCTGCTGGGTCATGAGACACATCCAATAATAGTTACTGAACAAATACATACAAGGATTTTTAATAATCAGTAGCATCAAAATGGGGTCCCCAAGATTCATTAAAGGCTAAAAAATGTTTGTATATTTCCTAAGCACCCCTGACCATCAGAATATATAGCTTTTTGGCCCTGTAAACAACACTTGGGATCCTCACTGTCCATAAAGCTTTTTGTGACCTGGACAGACCCTCATGCTTCTCCGTGTTGCAGTCATCTCTGCAGAATGGAGAAAGCCGTCAGAAGAGTAAGTTGTCCCTGAGGTTACTGGGTAATGATAATACTGAGCTACATCATGATGGACTAGGGGCTGAGCCCAGAGGTCACAGAACTCTGGGAGGGGATGAGTACAGGGGTGAAAGCTGGTAGGATGGCACTCCAGCATACAGTCCCTCATTGCACAGTTAATTGTCAAGTTAATGATAACTACTTGATGTGATAAAATGCTCTTAAGGCAAGTTTTACAACTGGCCTCAAATACCATTTATTAGGAAATTTGAGTTTGCCAGTGAAAACTCCTCACTGGGCATAAAAcagttggtgtttttctttaaatattagaaatgatTGACTCAACAGTTGAAATATTTAGCTGCATGCTCCACAACTGGGATTCCATTATCTGGCTGGAAACCCTCAGTCAGTGAAGCTGAACGATGGATGGCAAGCCAGGCCACCATCCAGGCTTTGAGGAGGGCTCAAGTGAGCTCGTCTGGTTCTCAGTGTCATCAGAAATCCCAAAGCACTCAAGCATTCCAAAGTCCTGGCATCTGTTCCCTTAAAGAGCTGAGCTGAAAAATCTGTACTTGTGAGTGTCAGTCGGTCCTATGGGTAGGGAGGACTtttagaaagaagagaagacaaaAGAATACTACAGTACAAGTCAGGGTTTCTGGGACATTTCAGCTGGGAACCTTGGTGCCTAGCATACAGTAGGGATCAATAACAGGTGACCAATGAACCAAAGGATGGATAGGCACTTGGTATCACTGACTGTCAGAAGAGACATTAGAGGTAATCCAGGCTGCTTCCAGCATTGGGAGTAGGACAGTTCTTCGTTTTGCAGGACAGCCCCGTGCTCTCTGCAGGGCATTTAGCATCCCTGGACTCTGATCACtaaaaatgttgttgttcagtctctcagtcttatccaactctttgtgaccccatggactgaggtccattcctccctgtccttcaccatctcccagagtttgctcagactcatgctcaTTGAGgcaatgatgccacccaaccatctcatcctctgttgtcccttctccttctgccttcaatccttcccagcatcagggtcttttccaatgagtcagctcttcacatcaggtggccaaagtattggagcttcagcttcaacatcagtccttctaatggatactcaggattgatttccttttggattggctggtttgatctcctgcagtccagaggactctcaatagtcttctccaacaccacagtttgaaaacatcaattcttcggcacttagccttTTTTAtcgtccagctctcatatctgtacatcactactggaaaaaccacagcttttacTATATtaacctttgtaggcaaagtaatatctctgctttttaatatgctgtctagatttgtgattgcttttcttccaagaagcaagtctttcaatttcatggctttagtcactgtccgcagtgattttggagcccaagaaaataaaatctgtccttgtttccatggtttccccatccatgtgccatgaagtgatgggaccagatgccatgatcttagttttctgaatgttgagttttaagccagctttttcattctcctctttcaccttcatcaagaggctttttaattcctcttcactttctttcataagggtggtatcattatGGCAGAAATGTTgagcagctagttgcaattttggtatTCTTGCAGGAGATGAGCACAGGtccttctgctctgccatcttgACGATCATGGAAAAGTGGAGACCACTAAAAATAAgtgctcctaaaaaaaaaaaatgttcctatacaagtggcactagtggtaaagaacccacctgcggatgcaggagacataagagaagcaagtttgatctctgggtggcaGAGTTgacacatggcaacccactccagtgttcttcctggagaatcccatggacagaggagactggcaggctacaatccatagggtcacaaagagttgaacacaattgaagtgacttagcacacagcacacttTTACAAGTGCCCCTCAGAGGCAGTATCTCCCCAGTTTAGAATCACAGAATCCTTTATTTAAACACAGGATTCAGAAGTTTCAACAAGTGAAGTGATGTGCTCCAGGTCACTCAAATGGCTGATACCAGAGACAATCCTGTCCTgattttttaaaccatattttaATCAAGGTCAGTGACAGAAATTGCTACAGGTGGGAGATCACACCACTGTATCTGTaactagagagagaagaaaaaagatacatttgGGAGTTGCTGTTAGTAAACAGGCTATTATTTTTTAGCGATTTTTGTCTCCAACTTTTCCCCTGTGGCTTTATCACATAAAACATACTGACAAAATAATTTTCCAATGGATTTCTGGTAGCTTAACTCCTTAGCAAAGTGGCTGTTAAGAGTAATAATAGAGAGCAGCATTGTAACATATGCTCATGACTGGGACtgttaaagcagaaaaagaagtgaaaaactaGTAGATTTACCTTTCTCTGCATACATTTCTATATCcaaaagtaaattataaaatatcaataccaaaaaatcaacaaatgaatACTATTTCATAATCATCTTACACTCTGAAAAATCTCAAAGAATGTGAAGAACTTTAGAAAGAGAAGTTCATTACCTCTTAGATTTATATAGTATCATTCCCCTCTAAAGATACAAGCTAGTTTTGCTCTTCTATGTCAGTAATCCTTAAGTGATACCTGCCAGTGAGGTCTATGACCCCAAGTTATCTGATTCTATTGATGAGGTACTGAGGCACACCAGGCTTAGTGGCTGAGACAAATTCTCTGAAGTCATTACGATAATACCAGGATTATTATTTGAGCTTGGTAGTCTTAAATATTTCCTTAGGATAGATTCCATTCCTGGCTGGAAACTACAGAGTTAAAGTTtgagtttcccttgtggctcagatgataaagaatctgcctacaatgtaggtgGTCTgtgtttgaaccctgggttggaaagatcccctggagaagggaatggctacagccattccagtattcttgtctggagaattccatggacagaggagcctggtgggctacagtccatgggatcacaaagagtctgacatgactgagtgactaacacacacacacacaaagtatacatttaaaaaaactatggATGCAtattgccttttttcccccaggaAGTTAGCagctacttcagttcagtttagccactctgtcgtgtctgactctttgagaccccatggactaaagcacgccaggcttccctgtccatcaccaacacgtggagtttgctctaactcatatccatcaagttggtgatgccatccaaatatctcatcctctgacgtccccttctcctcctgccttcaatctttcccagcatcagggtctttcccagtgagtcagttcttcacatcaggtggccaaagtattggagtttcagcttcagcatcagtccttccaatgaatattcaggactgatttccttatttGTTTTACTTACTTGTCCACTTACTACTTAGTAACTACTTACTAGTCCACTGACTACTTACTACCTAAGTGGCTACTTACTTGCCCATAACTAGCAGACAAACTAAGATGAAAGAATTGCTTTGCAAATTAAAAATAGGTAGTCCCATTTTGTActtatagatgtaaaaattcagCATGGCTTATCATCAAAATATGACCCTTAAATATCTTCAGAAAAGCTGAGAATAGCATTATGTTTTCACTCTGATAAAATGTCTGTATTTAGAGGCTGTATTTTGGGTCTAAATTGCTCCATgtactgttttcttcttcttcttttttttttttttttaatgattgggTTAAGTGGCTTTATTAGAGAAAGCCAAGATTACAGAGGACTTAGGAGTTAGCATTAGGGCCCTTCTTCTTGCCAAAGGTGGGCACAACATTGACAAAGCGCCGGTTGTACTGCATACGCCTCTTGGCCCTGCccgtcttcttcttcttcttctcttgctTGGCCACCTTGGGAGTCTGACCTCTCACTTTCCCAGCACGGGCCAGGGAACCATGGACTTTACCTCCAAGCATGCGGCCGGCTACTTTCAGAGTGCTCAGAGCCTCCACGCCACACTGGCCCAGAGTAGCCTCATCCTCTAGGGGCGTGCCAGCCAGGAGCAGGACTTGATCTTCTGGAGCGATGCCCTCCAACGAAGCTACATGAGCCTTGATCTGGGCGACCGTCTCCTGGCCGGTCACCTCGAGAGTGTGTAGCTCCTGGGCGCGGACAAAGAGCTGCATGTTGGCGACTAGATCGCGGACAACGCTACCGCTACCGCGAAGATGGAGTCGAGAAAGAGGAAGGAGCGAGGGCGCGCACGTCCTCTCCGCCTGCTGCGTGTCACGTCAcccctgttttcttctttaatgttGGATGTTTGTAGTCATGTCTTCTCACCTTTGGATTCTATCTGGCAGAAAATAATAGCTTGATCCATTTGGAATGATCATTTTTGTAGGTAAAAAAAATGACTATTTCAATATTGACAATTTCACGTAGTTCACCTAAGAGATGCAAGGAACCAAGTAGAGATGAGACCCACCCCACCGCATTAACTTCAGACTTGGATTACAGAAGCAGTGTTGCCTCCTATCTCCCACTCCAATTTTAATTTAGCCTAAAAtttcttatgggcttcccaggtggccatagagaatctgcctccaatgcaggagacacaggagacttgggttcagtccttgggacaggaagatcccctggaggagggcatggcaacccactccagcattcttgcctgaagaatcccatgtacagaggagtctggtgggctacagtccgtgggggttgcaaagagtcggacatgactgacgagACAGCATGCATGCGAACTTTCTTAGGCAGATATACTGGAGTCAAGGGTCCTCAAGCCTTGGACCCTGTCTCAGGGGTCCTTCCGCAAAGAACAGTTCTTACCAACCCATAAA
The nucleotide sequence above comes from Cervus elaphus chromosome 28, mCerEla1.1, whole genome shotgun sequence. Encoded proteins:
- the LOC122685343 gene encoding ubiquitin-like protein FUBI is translated as MQLFVRAQELHTLEVTGQETVAQIKAHVASLEGIAPEDQVLLLAGTPLEDEATLGQCGVEALSTLKVAGRMLGGKVHGSLARAGKVRGQTPKVAKQEKKKKKTGRAKRRMQYNRRFVNVVPTFGKKKGPNANS